In Bombus vancouverensis nearcticus chromosome 12, iyBomVanc1_principal, whole genome shotgun sequence, the genomic stretch tataaagataatattgtaagaaaatatttatacgataaGCTAAAACCAATATGAAATACTAAGAGACTCACTGTAGAAGAAAGTAATTACAATAACAGCAAATGTTCCGAATGTATAACGATGGAAGTACATATAATCTACCCAGTGGATTCCAGATAATGGtatgaaattttcatattttgttaCACGTACAAAAAGCTAcagaaacaaaattaaattattatttacaataaattatgATGTTTGATAAGTGTTTTTTTTTATCTACTCACGGATATATTTTGCTTTGTAATGTCATTTACAATAACAACTTTTTGACCTTGGATTTCTTCCTGATTATGCATCAAACGCAGTTTGTATTGCATTgtagattttgaaatatattgtcGAGCACTTACAGTCATTCCATCTGGTACATCAATCTatagaagtttattacaaatgaaatgaatcgtattttaaaatttacttcAGCTTCCATagaataataaacttacagTAAGATGATTTAATACAGATTGCAACCCATATATTTCAAGTGTTGCTGTTGGAATGGTTTGAGAATgggtattaataaaaataatttctttggcATCAACATAGACAGGAGGAAGATATGTAACTTCTAAAGGCACAGCCTCAATGTCTTTACTTTGTGCACTTATTTGAATACGACTTTCTAATGTACTAGAAATTATGTTTGGAGAACCCATTGGGATTACATCACAATAATAAAATCCTACAATAAACAATTTCTATGTAAAgttaaataatagtaaattttgTTATATGCAGCAGATCAAATTAAACGTACCAGTTGCAATATCAAATCGTGGTTTGACAAGAAACAGGTCTTTTATTCCGATAGATGAAGTTGATGAAACAAATTGTATATTACAGGTATAGGGAAATGAATTTAAAGTAAATAAACTAAATGTTCTACAACCACCTAAGCCTCTAGATAGGATATTGTTTTCTTTGACTTGTTCATCTTTGCTTTTAAGTACAACAGGAACACTAAAAGTTTCAGTTCCAGTAATATTTCGACCTCTTAATGGGACAATTGATACCTGTATGTACAAAACAATACCATGtacaattttcgaaaaaatattaatgattaATAATTCCAAATGATTCACTGAATGTAGTACCTTTGCAATAGGTTGGATGTGAACTTCTATTTCACCTTGCATGTGAGTTGCAAGACTATGTTTTACTACTGCATAACCGATATTTTTTGCTCGACCTATTCCTGTAATAGGATCTACAGTTAATATTTCAGGAGCAGAAGATTGCCAATAACCTGGATCACCGTCAGAAGATAAAAGTGGCATTGAAAAGCATACTATATCGCCCACTGTTAGTGTAGtctataatacattataaatttaaatgattTAAATGATTCATATatgaaaatttcttatttaacataaaataaacACGTAAATTACCTTTGTGGGGAAAACTATATCACCAATCATCATATGTACATAATCAAACATTGCATTAGGATATCTTTCATTGTATGCTTTTACAACAAGGTCtccattttcaataaattttgcAGTAACTACATTTTCGGAACCTTTAGTAAATGATGCGAGATCAACCCGATTTAATATAGTTTTAGCATCAACTTCAGCAGCATGAAACTTTGTTCCAATATTATCATAATATTCAAGAATATAATCCAATTCCATACCCTTGGGTAACATATTTAATTCTTCTCCACTCCGAATTcgtaaaattgattttaaagACAACATCATATAATGAATAGGCTTGacctataaataaaataattaagatataaattttttaaactcCCAATCAAATTCACatcttaataatataatataaatcttaCTTCAACAATAACAGTTATTGATTGTTTCAAATTATAGGCTTCAGTATTTGTAATAGAAATAACTATTTTTCCAATACTTTCACCAGCTTTTATGATGCCATTTTTATCAATAGTGACGGTTTTAGATGCAACTGTTAAAGCCTGTAAATCCACTGAATCATTTCCATGTACAGTAGACAATACTTTATAAATAGTTGAACCATGTTTGTCACGATTTGTTTCTAATTTTAAGACAGAATTTGGGGACATTAGTATCACTGGTGCATCCAAAGGTAGTCCCAAATGCATTAAACGCAATTCCTCAAAAATTTCAACTTTTATAAATGTAGTATATGTTACATCGCCTTTAAAACCGGCTAACATATTAGATGGCATTGTAACATTTAAATAAATAGTTGCTAATCCAGGACTAATTGCTTTGGCTCTCAAAGATACCTCATTTTGGTATCTAATGTTAATTCCAGTACCTTCATACATATTATGCAATGTTATTAAATTAGAATCACTAGATGACCACATAAAAGTTAGTGGTAATTGCATAGAACCTATAATAAGAGGAGTTAAATGTTCTGGGATACCAAATGCCCAAAGTGGAAACATTGCACCCACTTTTACTCTACTTGTTGGCACAACAATTTTAACTCCTTCAAGATACAATACATGTATATCAGCATGATCCTCAGAATAAATAACTTTATTGCCTTTAGCATTAAGACCAATGGCTCtaacaataatttttgtttGTCCAACTGATTTTCCTTCAAATATACCATTATAGCCAACGTTCAGAATATCATTATCCTGTGTAGAGAATTCAATTTCTGCATTTGATGGACCTCCTGTTGTTTGTACTTGATAAACAGTCCCTACTAGTATTGTTAGATTTTTTGGAAAAACTCTTAAAGGAACAAAGACTTGGATAGTTGCTGATTCACTCTGTATCTCCTTTTCGGCCCCTTTATTGACGAAAATTAATTGAGATTCGCCTTCTGCCATTCCATATACCATATACAACAATTGATTATAAGGAGGATTGCCATGTTCACTAGCAGGTAACTGTTTAACTTCTATGTATTCGTTATCAATTTCTGCTCTAAATTCTAAAGCATTCAAAGAAGGCAATTTTATAGCATGGCCATTCGTGTCATAAAGTTTCAATGCAGCTACTATGCACTTTCCCTTTTCGATTTTATTCACTGTTTCTATCTCTATTATGGCAAGTTGTTGTATTTCAATCACAACTTCAGCTGGTTTTGAAGGTAAACAAAGATCTATCAATGATAAATGAAGCACTCCAGATTTTTTTGGAGTGAGACTAATTGCTTTTGTTGACTCTATATATCGAACTTCTGCAATATCATCTGAACTTAATACAAATTCGTAATATCCAGAACCCTGACTCACTTGCAAGTAATATTTTGCAGTAGGATCATTTAATACCATTAATTTATCAGGGATAACAGAGGTATCATTGACTAAAACTACTTCTATAGAAGTTTCTATAAGAGGCGTTTCATAGATTTTTCTTTCAGTCTCAATTGCGAATGGCGGCCATTCgggaattatttttaatttactcaatatatatttttgataaCCCGTAACTGTAGCTGTTAATATAAGAGTGccaaaatgttttttaaaaatGACATTTTGATAGTAACTTTTTGGTAAAATAACATTCATATCCGTGATTGTTTCCTCTATAGAACTAGAAGGCATTTCTACAGAACCTACAGTCGAGGGTTTCAAATTCCATTCAATTCGTAAACTCGTAATATTATCGAATGTTCTACCTTCTTCATCCTTTATTATTGTAATAAGCTTCAAATTTTTATCACTGTGTGCCATTATCCTTTCTATATTAAGATTGCTGATAGGACAATTCTTATCCTTAAATTCAGGTTGAAGATAAATATGTCTAGGTTTACCACAAATCACTTTTACTGTTTCAAATGCATATGTACTTTTACAGTTTGGCAGTAGAGgaacatttgaaattttatatgttACATCCACCTCTCCAAGGGCACGACACATTACTTCAATAACGAATATATCGTGCAATCCATCTGAAGAATCTACATGTTCTGTTAcatcaacaattttttcctCAGATACTTGAATTTTTCGCGAATAACTTTGTGGCTTGTTAGACCATGGATGGGGTCCACCTTTAAAAACTATTTTCCTCAATGAACCCACTGTTAATAAAGTTTCCTTGCTACTTGGATGTAATGCTATTAAAGGTTCATAGGCCGACACAGTAACGTTGTCAGTCAAATATTGATCGTTACCGTTGTATACTACAGTTACTTCGGATGTTCCAATATCCACGCTAGTAACTGCTATAACGGCACATGCAATTCCTACAGGTTCTATGACATTACTattgttttgtataaaattaccGTCTGGAATGTATgtctcaaaattaatatctcTACAATCATTGAAAGGAATTTCTTTGGAGTCTGTTCCATTAATTAATCTTCCATATAATGCAATGTGAAGATAAATTTGTTCTCCTACAGCAGCTTCCAtgttatattcaattactttTACTTTGGAAGGAGGTAATACATACACTTTTGTTGTGTCTTTATTATACTGATTTCTTGTCATAGCAACATTTATTTCTGTTACACCTGCTGTTAAAATTCTCATTCCTCCATTTTGAGAAATTGTTGCTATAGAAGGATGTTTGCTTGACCATACGTATGATCCATCTCCTCCACTTGCGTTTAGTACAGTGTCATacctataataataaaataaaatttcatatattaaatttaataaaaatattattattaacgaaaAAGAATGATGTATTACacataataatagtaatataaatGACAACCTTGATTTAGCCTTAGAATCCCATGGAACTGCCAATACCTTAGGTTGTATAGTAACAGGAGTATGAATCAAAAGCTCAGCTCTTGTAGTAGGACGTGAAGCAATAAACACTTTTCTACCATGTTTATCAATTATACCATTGAGGGTAGCTTCAACAGTCATTGTTCCACATGTGATAGGCACACCAACAATATAAGTGCCATTTTGTGTTATCATCTTTGGTTCAAAGTAGTGTTCATCTAATTTCACTGATACTTCAACACCTTCTCCAATGTGAAATTTATGATCTTTATTATCATATAATTCAACAACAATTTCGTGAGTATGACCAAGTACTAAACCCCAATTTCTATTGGGTAAAACAGCAAGCATTACATACGCTACATCATTTACATTAACTGTAGCAGATGGTAAAATAACGGGATATTCGTCACGTACATTTTTGTCATGTAAGAATATTTTGGTACGTCCTAGAGATTTAGCATATGCAAAATCACGATCGTTATCAATTTCTAATATATTAGGATTTTCTGCTTCTAAGTAGTATTGGCTAGATGGTAAAGTTATTTCTTCCAAACGACCTTGACGAgcctataaatatattaataattcaatCAACATTTATATGCAAAATATGTCATGCATAATAATAGTGATACTTACTtgcattattttatatttaaaactatCATATGCCATAACTGTTGTGTCTGATGGAATAATAATTAGATTGGCTATTACAATTAATTCAACTTCTATTGGTGGAACATGTTTATATTCTGGATAAGTTAATTTCACAGAAACCTGcaatcaaaaatattttcttctctttatatattttatttataactaaatattttattttgcttgAAAGTGCAATAATATTTACATCTGTATAGAATATATTGATACCTTTGCTGTGCCAGTTTTTATTCCTTCTAGCAGTACGATATGTCCTTTTTTACCAATTACATCTAATGCGGCAATTGTTGGTGGAGTTTCATAATGTGATTCTTGATAAGTCATAAATCTTAAAATATCATTTGGTGCTTTAGAATCTGACATATGTTTATCAGCATTGTCTATACTCCAAAGAAATTCGACACCAGCAAGAGTAGTAAATTCATTTCCTACAAAAGCATATCATATTATAATCGAAATTTATGTATGTTTTAAAAGCTTACAAACTTTAAAATAATAACTTTAAAGGAATGTTCAGACAATCAGTATTGTATGTAAAAGACCCTGTAGATGctcaatatatattattaatacaatgcTGGAAACCTTAAATATTGACACATATAAATGCTcttttatataatgtaatatataaggTTTTATCAAATATCTTTACCTTGTTCATCGTATGCTCTAACTTCAAATGCTTCTGGTGCTTCCTCTATATATAATTCTCTGGTAGTTGTCACAAGATTTAGAGAAAATATCACATCTACTATAACATC encodes the following:
- the Gp210 gene encoding nucleoporin 210, yielding MFFSVLFVLFCVTSNALVHRLNVPRVLLPVFNDFAVNFTLEVTDGACYKWSTSRLDIIQLIPINENVERTCSSAILIQTITRESNRNTAIVLAEDVNNGQFLRCDVIVDVIFSLNLVTTTRELYIEEAPEAFEVRAYDEQGNEFTTLAGVEFLWSIDNADKHMSDSKAPNDILRFMTYQESHYETPPTIAALDVIGKKGHIVLLEGIKTGTAKVSVKLTYPEYKHVPPIEVELIVIANLIIIPSDTTVMAYDSFKYKIMQARQGRLEEITLPSSQYYLEAENPNILEIDNDRDFAYAKSLGRTKIFLHDKNVRDEYPVILPSATVNVNDVAYVMLAVLPNRNWGLVLGHTHEIVVELYDNKDHKFHIGEGVEVSVKLDEHYFEPKMITQNGTYIVGVPITCGTMTVEATLNGIIDKHGRKVFIASRPTTRAELLIHTPVTIQPKVLAVPWDSKAKSRYDTVLNASGGDGSYVWSSKHPSIATISQNGGMRILTAGVTEINVAMTRNQYNKDTTKVYVLPPSKVKVIEYNMEAAVGEQIYLHIALYGRLINGTDSKEIPFNDCRDINFETYIPDGNFIQNNSNVIEPVGIACAVIAVTSVDIGTSEVTVVYNGNDQYLTDNVTVSAYEPLIALHPSSKETLLTVGSLRKIVFKGGPHPWSNKPQSYSRKIQVSEEKIVDVTEHVDSSDGLHDIFVIEVMCRALGEVDVTYKISNVPLLPNCKSTYAFETVKVICGKPRHIYLQPEFKDKNCPISNLNIERIMAHSDKNLKLITIIKDEEGRTFDNITSLRIEWNLKPSTVGSVEMPSSSIEETITDMNVILPKSYYQNVIFKKHFGTLILTATVTGYQKYILSKLKIIPEWPPFAIETERKIYETPLIETSIEVVLVNDTSVIPDKLMVLNDPTAKYYLQVSQGSGYYEFVLSSDDIAEVRYIESTKAISLTPKKSGVLHLSLIDLCLPSKPAEVVIEIQQLAIIEIETVNKIEKGKCIVAALKLYDTNGHAIKLPSLNALEFRAEIDNEYIEVKQLPASEHGNPPYNQLLYMVYGMAEGESQLIFVNKGAEKEIQSESATIQVFVPLRVFPKNLTILVGTVYQVQTTGGPSNAEIEFSTQDNDILNVGYNGIFEGKSVGQTKIIVRAIGLNAKGNKVIYSEDHADIHVLYLEGVKIVVPTSRVKVGAMFPLWAFGIPEHLTPLIIGSMQLPLTFMWSSSDSNLITLHNMYEGTGINIRYQNEVSLRAKAISPGLATIYLNVTMPSNMLAGFKGDVTYTTFIKVEIFEELRLMHLGLPLDAPVILMSPNSVLKLETNRDKHGSTIYKVLSTVHGNDSVDLQALTVASKTVTIDKNGIIKAGESIGKIVISITNTEAYNLKQSITVIVEVKPIHYMMLSLKSILRIRSGEELNMLPKGMELDYILEYYDNIGTKFHAAEVDAKTILNRVDLASFTKGSENVVTAKFIENGDLVVKAYNERYPNAMFDYVHMMIGDIVFPTKTTLTVGDIVCFSMPLLSSDGDPGYWQSSAPEILTVDPITGIGRAKNIGYAVVKHSLATHMQGEIEVHIQPIAKVSIVPLRGRNITGTETFSVPVVLKSKDEQVKENNILSRGLGGCRTFSLFTLNSFPYTCNIQFVSSTSSIGIKDLFLVKPRFDIATGFYYCDVIPMGSPNIISSTLESRIQISAQSKDIEAVPLEVTYLPPVYVDAKEIIFINTHSQTIPTATLEIYGLQSVLNHLTIDVPDGMTVSARQYISKSTMQYKLRLMHNQEEIQGQKVVIVNDITKQNISLFVRVTKYENFIPLSGIHWVDYMYFHRYTFGTFAVIVITFFYIWKNKIANVDLNIKNRSVFADKCPPQLKKVSTPCSSPLNSTTMSTPRSPVTPTRFTFSAFDPVYGDPRGPYSASKRNRSLNMTQ